One Cyprinus carpio isolate SPL01 chromosome A16, ASM1834038v1, whole genome shotgun sequence genomic region harbors:
- the LOC109057917 gene encoding protoporphyrinogen oxidase — translation MQKVVAVLGGGIGGLSACHHLSKSPNVSKIVLLERSGRCGGWLSSIRRDDGAVFEQGPRGVRPAGAVGRNTLNMVSELGLESEILPVTKDHVASKNRFLYVKGQLHKMPSGPGGVVRTIPPFSRPIIQSVLKEILIRKGTEEDESVHAFVSRRLGSELANIAIDSLCRGVFAGDSRQLSVRSCFPPLYEAERSRGSIVLGMLMGSGGGPKVVPSDLAKRASKESWTQWSLKRGMQAFPEALEDTLKRQERVELHHHAKVKSLNMNSEGWEIKLDNGVSLKADHVISTLPASELASVLPPAAQPLLEELRSIALVTVAVVNLEYEGFILPVTGFGHLVPSSEDPGLLGVVYDSVPFPQHNRSGGLTTRLTVMMGGAWFEQTFGHPDSVTKQTLLDRATQAVTSHLGVNSQPVWSYVGLLKNCIPQYHLGHWKRLEKMRQYISNHNLPLTLAGASYDGVSVNDVIFSGRTAAEGLIGKT, via the exons ATGCAGAAGGTCGTAGCTGTGCTTGGTGGGGGGATTGGGGGTCTGTCGGCCTGTCATCATCTGAGCAAGAGTCCTAATGTTTCCAAG ATTGTGCTGTTGGAGAGATCTGGGAGATGTGGGGGTTGGTTGAGCTCCATACGGAGGGATGACGGGGCCGTGTTTGAACAGGGACCAAGAGGGGTGCGACCTGCAGGTGCTGTCGGCCGGAACACTTTGAATATG GTCTCTGAGTTGGGTCTTGAGTCTGAAATCCTGCCTGTTACAAAGGATCATGTGGCGTCTAAGAACCGCTTCCTGTATGTGAAGGGACAGCTGCACAAGATGCCATCAGGACCTGG TGGGGTAGTCCGCACCATCCCTCCTTTCTCTCGACCCATAATTCAGAGCGTTCTGAAGGAGATACTGATCAGGAAAGGGACAGAGGAGGATGAATCCGTGCATGCATTTGTGTCCAGACGACTGGGTTCTGAG TTGGCAAATATAGCCATAGACAGCCTGTGTAGAGGAGTTTTTGCTGGAGACAGCAGACAGTTGAGTGTACGCTCCTGCTTTCCACCTCTTTATGAAGCAGAGCGGTCTCGGGGCTCCATCGTGCTGGGCATGCTAATGGGTTCAG GAGGTGGTCCTAAAGTAGTCCCTTCTGACTTGGCAAAGAGAGCATCTAAAGAGTCTTGGACTCAATGGTCTCTTAAAAGAGGCATGCAGGCATTCCCAGAAGCCTTGGAGGACACGCTGAAGAGACAAGAGCGAGTGGAGCTTCATCATCATGCCAAAGTGAAGAGTCTGAATATGAACAGTGAAGGCTGGGAG atcaaACTAGATAATGGGGTCTCTTTGAAAGCAGATCATGTGATTTCTACACTACCTGCATCTG aaTTAGCCTCTGTACTGCCCCCTGCTGCTCAGCCTCTGTTGGAAGAGCTGCGATCCATCGCTTTAGTAACCGTTGCTGTGGTGAATTTGGAATATGAAGGTTTCATCCTTCCTGTTACT GGCTTTGGACATTTGGTGCCTTCCTCTGAAGATCCAGGTCTGTTGGGGGTGGTGTACGACTCTGTTCCCTTTCCACAACACAATCGGAGTGGAGGACTGACCACTAGACTGACG gTGATGATGGGGGGTGCATGGTTTGAGCAGACGTTTGGTCATCCTGATTCAGTGACGAAGCAGACGCTGTTGGATCGAGCCACCCAGGCTGTGACCTCTCACCTGGGCGTAAACTCTCAACCTGTATGGAGTTACGTCGGTTTACTCAAG AACTGCATTCCGCAGTATCATTTAGGACACTGGAAACGACTCG AAAAGATGAGGCAATACATCAGCAACCACAATCTGCCCCTTACACTGGCGGGAGCTTCCTACGATGGTGTCTCTGTCAATGATGTTATATTTAGTGGACGGACTGCAGCTGAGGGTCTCATTGGGAAAACATGA